The Deltaproteobacteria bacterium genomic sequence TCTCTCAAGTTCCATCTGGTCAAGGAACTGATCTTTTTTTTCTCTCAAAGAAAGCACGCCGGTGAATTCAAGTATCCTGTCGGCAAGCGTTGATTTGCCGTGATCAATATGTGCCACGATAGAAAAATTCCTGATGTGAAGCGTGTCCATCAATACTCCACATTCATGAGGAACAGCCCTTTTGCAGGAGCTCTTGCTAAACCCCATTTTTTGCATTCCGGTTCTATATAGTGCATTACATCCTCTGGCCGCATACTCCCTCTTCCTGCCTCAATAAGCGCAGATACAATATACCTCACCATGTGATGTAAAAAACCATCTGCCTTAATTGTTACGTAAATAAAGTCATCTTTTTTTTCTATATCAAGTTTCATGATATTTTTATATGTAGGAACTATTTTCTGTCTGCTCACAAACCCTGCAAAATCATGCTCTCCTTTTAAATAATTAGCAGCCTGTTCCATCGCATGAATATCCAATTTAAAAGCTACATGATAGCTGTACAGTCTATTCGTGGCTGTTCTGTATCTGCCGTTATAAATAACATACCTATACTCTCTTGCCTTTGCGTCCTTTCTTGCATTAAAACCTAATCGAACATCCTGTGCAGATTTTATAACAATATCGGATGGAAGATGTGCGTTGATCGCATAAGGCATTCTTTCAATAGAGATGCCCGATGATGTTATAAAATTTGCTGCCTGTGCCTTTGCGTGAACACCGGTATCCGTTCTTCCTGCACCTATTAACTTAATATGCTCACCTGTAACTTTTTCTATAGCTGATTTTATGGCCGATTGAATTGACGGTACATCAGCCTGTGTCTGCCAGCCGTTGTAGCTTGTGCCGTCATATTCTATTGTGAGTTTTATATTTCTTTGAATCACTCAAAACTCAAACCCAAGTGAACCAATGATATACTGTGTAGAAAAATTAAATCCGCTCGTTTTACCAAAGTCGTTAACAATGTCCTGGCCATACCTTAGATCAATATAAACATGGTCGATGCCGTACTCCGTTCTCAGGTAGCCGACATGCCTCATATCAATCGGATCAAGCAGCAAATGTATACCCGCTATAAAATCGTAGCCGTATCTATAACCGCTTACTATAGCTCCACCGGACGAAGCTATCTGATAAAATCCGGTTGCAACCGCGCCCGCCCCTACATAAGGGTATATCACCTGGTCATCCTTTACTCTGAGTTGTGCAACAACATTGAGTCTTGCGGGATAAATCATAAGCGTGTATTGCTGCCCAACACCTGTCTGGGCATATATGGTATCCTTGCCGGTCAGAAAGCTTAATGAGCCGTCAAGCCCTATGACATGATAAAATAAAATACCGGCACCGAGATTGTACACCGGTACATAACTTTTTTTATAAAATGATTTGAGTACCGGATCTTTTGTAAAACGCAGCGCCCCGGCACCAAGTGTAAGTTCATAATGAATATTCTCAGACGCAAATGCAGGTACACTGAGAAAACCTATAAGTAAAAATAGCATTATAGCCTTTTTTAACATTTATTATTCTCCTTTTACATATTCCCTTTCCCGATTTCAATCGCCGTTAACTTTCTCATGGATTCCCATTCTCACGGGAATGATACGAATTATAATATGTTTCATATCTAATTATAATAAATATTGTCCCCAGAAGTAATAGAATTGCCAGAGCTATAAAAATTTTCTGTACCATTGTCCCGTAAAGCACAACCATGCTTCCTAATACAAAAGGTTGAAGCATCACGCGGACAACTGCCCTTAATGTATCTCTACCTGCTATAAAATGCGCAATGGGCGGGCTTAATTTATAATATGTTTTTACGAACCATATTCCGGGTTTATTGGTCAGCAATATTTTATTCCTGAACTGTCTTAATACCCACACATCAAATTGATCATATGAGCCGTAAGCTGCCGTTGCGATAAAGCAATTGCCCTTCTGACCTGAAAGATCGGAAGGACTGGGGATATAAACAGGCGTAACGGTTGTAATATTGCTTAATGTACTCTTATTCGCAGCCAGATCATAAGCGATAGCTCCGATATAATAAAGCGTTCCGTTGGTAAGCCCGTTCAGCGTGTAAGATGTCGTATTCCCTGCATCAACAACGGTTGACGGCAGACTATTGATATCAAACATGGAGGTAGAATAATACACATAGTATCCTCCAAGGTATTGAGATGTGCTTGCTGTCCAGTTCAGATAAGCT encodes the following:
- the truA gene encoding tRNA pseudouridine(38-40) synthase TruA, whose translation is MIQRNIKLTIEYDGTSYNGWQTQADVPSIQSAIKSAIEKVTGEHIKLIGAGRTDTGVHAKAQAANFITSSGISIERMPYAINAHLPSDIVIKSAQDVRLGFNARKDAKAREYRYVIYNGRYRTATNRLYSYHVAFKLDIHAMEQAANYLKGEHDFAGFVSRQKIVPTYKNIMKLDIEKKDDFIYVTIKADGFLHHMVRYIVSALIEAGRGSMRPEDVMHYIEPECKKWGLARAPAKGLFLMNVEY
- a CDS encoding porin family protein → MLKKAIMLFLLIGFLSVPAFASENIHYELTLGAGALRFTKDPVLKSFYKKSYVPVYNLGAGILFYHVIGLDGSLSFLTGKDTIYAQTGVGQQYTLMIYPARLNVVAQLRVKDDQVIYPYVGAGAVATGFYQIASSGGAIVSGYRYGYDFIAGIHLLLDPIDMRHVGYLRTEYGIDHVYIDLRYGQDIVNDFGKTSGFNFSTQYIIGSLGFEF